A single window of Cataglyphis hispanica isolate Lineage 1 chromosome 2, ULB_Chis1_1.0, whole genome shotgun sequence DNA harbors:
- the LOC126858886 gene encoding eukaryotic translation initiation factor 2A isoform X1 gives MASPIPCVAVRGSTGINLAQGPPSYEPVKTFPKDDSRTCKAMLFSSDGQYFAWINAVSVKIVLCETWKIVAEISRPKICSIQFSTHSTYLATWEPSFVTQTNPQGTQNLHIWKSENGELVHSFVQKKQINWEPQWSSDEKLCGLLNGANVLLYEDNNFDRYVHKISVAKVAKFSIAPGNAPYHILCYMPGKPGQPSFGRLFQYPKFEIGEALASKSFFQADRVDIYWHQRGINALLMASTEVDKSGASYYGKQTLHYLSTKGDTAMVTLSKEGPIHAVEWSPKNTEFCVIYGFMPAKATLFNLKCEAIFEFGTLHRNSIYYNPHGNILLLAGFGNLRGGIELWDIANRKLIAKTDAPDTTLLQWSPDGEHFVTATTAPRLRMGNGFKIWHYTGSLVYQRPWNNQEELWEVIWQNFPVNTFPLKPINYKAVEGIVSNPSQSQAPKEAYRPPCARGQNITFKLHDDIEPPSKPTVESNPSKAALKMKKNREAKKAKKELESNNATINGQVTSTMTSIKMELTDDPEKNKKIKKVKSKLDQISKLKEQLKLGKQLEINQLDKIKKEDELLKELEELTL, from the exons ATGGCTTCGCCGATTCCCTGCGTTGCTG tgAGAGGATCCACTGGTATAAATCTAGCGCAAGGTCCACCATCTTACGAACCAGTCAAAACATTTCCCAAAGATGATAGCAGAACCTGTAAGGCTATGCTTTTTAGTTCGGACGGTCAGTACTTTGCATGGATTAATGCTGTTAGTGTTAAAATTGTACTGTGCGAGACCTGGAAGATTGTTGCTGAAATTTCACGACCTAAAATCTGCTCTATTCAATTCTCTACCCATAGCACATATCTTGCAACTTGGGAACCATCTTTTG tAACACAAACAAATCCTCAGGGAACACAAAATCTTCATATATGGAAATCTGAAAATGGTGAATTAGTTCACAGTTTTGTgcagaaaaaacaaattaattg GGAACCACAGTGGTCAAGTGATGAAAAACTTTGTGGATTATTAAATGGTGCAAATGTTCTTTTATATGAAGATAACAATTTTGACAGATATGTACACAAGATAAGTGTAGCCAAAGTTGCCAAATTTAGTATAGCACCTGGTAATGCTCCCTACCATATTCTCTGCTATATGCCTg gaAAGCCTGGTCAACCATCATTTGgaagattatttcaatatccAAAATTTGAGATTGGAGAAGCACTTGCGagcaaaagtttttttcag GCAGATAGAGTTGATATTTATTGGCATCAACGAGGGATAAATGCATTATTGATGGCAAGTACTGAGGTTGATAAGAGTGGTGCATCATATTATGGAAAACAGACATTGCATTATCTCAGCACAAAAGGAGATACTGCTATGGTTACACTCA GTAAAGAAGGTCCTATACATGCAGTAGAATGGTCTCCCAAAAATACTGAATTTTGCGTGATATATGGTTTTATGCCAGCTAAAGcaacattatttaatcttaaatgcGAAGCGATTTTTGAGTTTGGAACATTACATAGAAATAGCATATATTACAATCCACATGGCAACA TATTGCTTTTGGCTGGATTTGGCAATCTTAGAGGCGGCATCGAATTATGGGATATCGCTAACAGAAAACTTATTGCTAAAACTGATGCACCAGATACTACACTACTCCAATGGTCGCCGGATGGTGAACATTTTGTAACAGCAACTACAGCACCTAGATTACGAATGGGAAATgg ATTTAAGATTTGGCATTATACTGGTTCATTAGTATATCAACGACCTTGGAATAATCAAGAGGAACTGTGGGAGGTAATTTGGCAAAACTTCCCTGTGAATACTTTCCCATTGAAACCTATTAACTATAAAGCAGTCGAGGGTATTGTCTCTAATCCTAGTCAATCGCAAG CACCGAAAGAAGCATATAGACCACCATGTGCTAGAGGAcaaaatatcacatttaaaTTACATGATGATATAGAGCCACCTTCTAAACCTACCGTAGAAT caaatCCATCGAAAGCTGCattgaaaatgaagaaaaatcggGAAGCGAAAAAGgctaaaaaagaattagaatCTAATAATGCGACTATTAATGGACAAGTTACAAGCACAATGACAAgtataaaaatggaattaacAGATGATcctgaaaagaataaaaaaataaagaaagtgaAGAgc AAATTAGATCAAATTTCTAAATTGAAGGAACAGTTAAAATTGGGAaaacaattagaaattaatcaaCTAGATAAGATCAAGAAAGAAGATGAACTGCTAAAAGAACTTGAAGAGCTTACTTTAtga
- the LOC126858886 gene encoding eukaryotic translation initiation factor 2A isoform X2, whose protein sequence is MLFSSDGQYFAWINAVSVKIVLCETWKIVAEISRPKICSIQFSTHSTYLATWEPSFVTQTNPQGTQNLHIWKSENGELVHSFVQKKQINWEPQWSSDEKLCGLLNGANVLLYEDNNFDRYVHKISVAKVAKFSIAPGNAPYHILCYMPGKPGQPSFGRLFQYPKFEIGEALASKSFFQADRVDIYWHQRGINALLMASTEVDKSGASYYGKQTLHYLSTKGDTAMVTLSKEGPIHAVEWSPKNTEFCVIYGFMPAKATLFNLKCEAIFEFGTLHRNSIYYNPHGNILLLAGFGNLRGGIELWDIANRKLIAKTDAPDTTLLQWSPDGEHFVTATTAPRLRMGNGFKIWHYTGSLVYQRPWNNQEELWEVIWQNFPVNTFPLKPINYKAVEGIVSNPSQSQAPKEAYRPPCARGQNITFKLHDDIEPPSKPTVESNPSKAALKMKKNREAKKAKKELESNNATINGQVTSTMTSIKMELTDDPEKNKKIKKVKSKLDQISKLKEQLKLGKQLEINQLDKIKKEDELLKELEELTL, encoded by the exons ATGCTTTTTAGTTCGGACGGTCAGTACTTTGCATGGATTAATGCTGTTAGTGTTAAAATTGTACTGTGCGAGACCTGGAAGATTGTTGCTGAAATTTCACGACCTAAAATCTGCTCTATTCAATTCTCTACCCATAGCACATATCTTGCAACTTGGGAACCATCTTTTG tAACACAAACAAATCCTCAGGGAACACAAAATCTTCATATATGGAAATCTGAAAATGGTGAATTAGTTCACAGTTTTGTgcagaaaaaacaaattaattg GGAACCACAGTGGTCAAGTGATGAAAAACTTTGTGGATTATTAAATGGTGCAAATGTTCTTTTATATGAAGATAACAATTTTGACAGATATGTACACAAGATAAGTGTAGCCAAAGTTGCCAAATTTAGTATAGCACCTGGTAATGCTCCCTACCATATTCTCTGCTATATGCCTg gaAAGCCTGGTCAACCATCATTTGgaagattatttcaatatccAAAATTTGAGATTGGAGAAGCACTTGCGagcaaaagtttttttcag GCAGATAGAGTTGATATTTATTGGCATCAACGAGGGATAAATGCATTATTGATGGCAAGTACTGAGGTTGATAAGAGTGGTGCATCATATTATGGAAAACAGACATTGCATTATCTCAGCACAAAAGGAGATACTGCTATGGTTACACTCA GTAAAGAAGGTCCTATACATGCAGTAGAATGGTCTCCCAAAAATACTGAATTTTGCGTGATATATGGTTTTATGCCAGCTAAAGcaacattatttaatcttaaatgcGAAGCGATTTTTGAGTTTGGAACATTACATAGAAATAGCATATATTACAATCCACATGGCAACA TATTGCTTTTGGCTGGATTTGGCAATCTTAGAGGCGGCATCGAATTATGGGATATCGCTAACAGAAAACTTATTGCTAAAACTGATGCACCAGATACTACACTACTCCAATGGTCGCCGGATGGTGAACATTTTGTAACAGCAACTACAGCACCTAGATTACGAATGGGAAATgg ATTTAAGATTTGGCATTATACTGGTTCATTAGTATATCAACGACCTTGGAATAATCAAGAGGAACTGTGGGAGGTAATTTGGCAAAACTTCCCTGTGAATACTTTCCCATTGAAACCTATTAACTATAAAGCAGTCGAGGGTATTGTCTCTAATCCTAGTCAATCGCAAG CACCGAAAGAAGCATATAGACCACCATGTGCTAGAGGAcaaaatatcacatttaaaTTACATGATGATATAGAGCCACCTTCTAAACCTACCGTAGAAT caaatCCATCGAAAGCTGCattgaaaatgaagaaaaatcggGAAGCGAAAAAGgctaaaaaagaattagaatCTAATAATGCGACTATTAATGGACAAGTTACAAGCACAATGACAAgtataaaaatggaattaacAGATGATcctgaaaagaataaaaaaataaagaaagtgaAGAgc AAATTAGATCAAATTTCTAAATTGAAGGAACAGTTAAAATTGGGAaaacaattagaaattaatcaaCTAGATAAGATCAAGAAAGAAGATGAACTGCTAAAAGAACTTGAAGAGCTTACTTTAtga
- the LOC126858889 gene encoding growth hormone-regulated TBC protein 1-A → MASSCFSDVDEYGFERPRDFDYETYEDFMSEYLKVLAKMAKKWAKIIGEGKSLQRSITIKKYVRKGIPGEHRGLVWLAVSGGEEIKNMSPELYQKLLQSPHNTEIAEIIKTDLPRTFPDNIFFNNTENQQHQLYNVLLAFAHQNKTVGYCQGLNYIAGLLLLVTKSEETAFWLLKVLIDKILPDYYTRTMDGLLTDIDVLAELVRIKMPDIYQHVTNLGLPWAVITTKWFVCLFAEVLPIETTLRIWDCLFYEGTKIIFRVALTLIKRNRSNLLACQDFTTLAECFKEITKDSIVLRCHEFMQSIFKVPGSLPGNTIAKLRTKVTQQRIEQKQDKLER, encoded by the exons ATGGCAAGTTCATGCTTCAG TGATGTGGACGAATATGGTTTCGAACGACCACGCGATTTCGATTATGAAACTTATGAAGATTTCATGTCAGAGTACCTTAAGGTTCTTGCAAAAATGGCTAAGAAATGGGCAAAAATTATTGGTGAAGGAAAATCGTTACAGCGAAgcattactataaaaaaatatgttcgtAAAGGCATTCCGGGTGAACATAGAGGAttg GTATGGCTTGCTGTGAGTGGcggagaagaaataaaaaatatgtcgcCAGaactttatcaaaaattattgcaatctcCGCATAATACAGAAATtgctgaaattataaaaactgatCTCCCAAGAACATTTCcagataatatattctttaataatacagAGAATCAACagcatcaattatataatgtattattggCTTTTGCTCATCAAAATAAAACTGTTGGATATTGTCAG ggtTTAAACTACATAGCAGGTTTACTTTTGCTTGTAACAAAAAGCGAGGAGACAGCATTTTGGTTACTAAAAGTATTAATTGACAAAATCTTACCAGATTATTATACGCGTACTATGGATGGTTTACTTACTGATATTGATGTGCTTGCAGAGTTAGTAAG gaTAAAAATGCCTGATATTTATCAACATGTAACAAACTTAGGATTACCTTGGGCAGTAATTACAACAAAATGGTTTGTGTGTTTATTTGCAGAGGTCTTACCTATAgag ACTACTTTACGTATTTGGGATTGCCTCTTTTATGAGGGTACCAAAATTATCTTCCGTGTTGCATTGACGCTTATAAAAAGGAACAGATCTAATCTGTTAGCTTGTCAAGATTTTACAACATTAGCTGAATGTTTCAAGGAAATTACAAAAGACAGTATTGTTTTACGATGTCACGAGTTTATGCAG agtatttttaaagtacCTGGATCACTGCCTGGTAACACAATAGCAAAACTAAGAACAAAAGTAACGCAACAACGTATAGAACAAAAGCAAGATAAGCTAGAACGATAG
- the LOC126858890 gene encoding mitochondrial import inner membrane translocase subunit TIM14 isoform X2, with protein MASTAVAAGIGLAAVGFAGRYLLKRMPNLSQKMAETVKKLDSQSLANNKYYKGGFEPKMTRREASLILGVSPTAGKGKVKEQFKKVMSVNHPDRGGSPYIAAKINEAKDLLDK; from the exons ATG gCTAGTACTGCTGTGGCAGCAGGTATTGGCCTTGCTGCTGTGGGCTTTGCCGGTCGTTATTTGCTCAAGAGAATGCCAAATTTATCGCAGAAGATGGCTGAGACAGTGAAGAAGCTAGATTCCCAG TCACTAGCAAACAACAAGTATTATAAAGGTGGTTTTGAGCCAAAAATGACCAGGCGAGAAGCTAGTTTAATCTTGGGGGTGTCGCCCACAGCTGGTAAAGGGAAAGTAAaagaacaatttaaaaaagttatgtcTGTAAATCATCCAGATCGCGGTGGTTCTCCATATATTGctgcaaaaattaatgagGCAAAGGATTTActtgacaaataa
- the LOC126858890 gene encoding mitochondrial import inner membrane translocase subunit TIM14 isoform X1, giving the protein MLKLLKASTAVAAGIGLAAVGFAGRYLLKRMPNLSQKMAETVKKLDSQSLANNKYYKGGFEPKMTRREASLILGVSPTAGKGKVKEQFKKVMSVNHPDRGGSPYIAAKINEAKDLLDK; this is encoded by the exons ATGCTGAAACTATTGAAG gCTAGTACTGCTGTGGCAGCAGGTATTGGCCTTGCTGCTGTGGGCTTTGCCGGTCGTTATTTGCTCAAGAGAATGCCAAATTTATCGCAGAAGATGGCTGAGACAGTGAAGAAGCTAGATTCCCAG TCACTAGCAAACAACAAGTATTATAAAGGTGGTTTTGAGCCAAAAATGACCAGGCGAGAAGCTAGTTTAATCTTGGGGGTGTCGCCCACAGCTGGTAAAGGGAAAGTAAaagaacaatttaaaaaagttatgtcTGTAAATCATCCAGATCGCGGTGGTTCTCCATATATTGctgcaaaaattaatgagGCAAAGGATTTActtgacaaataa
- the LOC126858888 gene encoding protein HEXIM1-like, with amino-acid sequence MEACEAETTAEKASGGVGGDSEVHDAKGVMYSAKAKPTPAASSRPLFERVPRSVGDSAERESNVDRSNGNKYKTSLIKNCGRLESGSGSGDQDGGQHEDIAAKKRKTRRGKPKHRKLKPYLKQISYQQQLRSRCIGRIAKPNRQPPALYNTTQFLMNDHSDLPDLEQKLSEAASLEVPAMFQKPTAPPRTRDSSFSVDSDEDYFYSSPEDEEEFLTKEFSTAYEDLHEERLSTLTKTELIQEYRHLEAKMDSLTKRLRNKSIHQIEERDSENKNVSTTDSEIAKKLKLCQQRIDDLIQQNEQLRRENEMLRTEKRLCASSSESSVDSESDSDSSSNSNQSGCSCSLSSPGTSPKHTYKPRLDNNIRTDKKNDSCDTSQSGSPRTSITPTNFSNRHMVMNETGSFPT; translated from the exons ATGGAGGCGTGCGAGGCGGAAACGACGGCGGAGAAAGCGTCGGGCGGCGTCGGTGGCGATAGCGAAGTACATGACGCGAAGGGCGTCATGTATTCCGCAAAAGCGAAGCCAACGCCTGCGGCGTCATCACGCCCACTTTTCGAACGCGTGCCGCGATCTGTCGGTGACAGCGCGGAACGAGAATCGAACGTTGATCGTTCTAATGGTAATAAG tatAAAACATCACTTATAAAGAACTGTGGACGATTGGAAAGCGGTAGCGGTAGCGGTGATCAAGACGGCGGTCAACATGAAGATATTGCAgcaaaaaagaggaaaactCGCAGGGGTAAACCCAAGCATAGGAAGTTAAAACcatatttgaaacaaatatctTATCAGCAACAGTTGCGGAGCAGGTGCATTGGTAGAATTGCAAAACCTAATAGGCAACCACCAGCTCTATATAATACTACACAATTCCTTATGAATGATCATAGCGATCTACCTGAtcttgaacaaaaattatcagaaGCTGCATCATTGGAAGTACCTGCCATGTTTCAAAAACCAACAGCACCTCCGCGCACTCGTGATTCCAGTTTTAGCGTAGATTCGGacgaagattatttttattcatctccAGAAGATGAAGAGGAGTTTTTAACGAAAGAATTTTCAACTGCGTATGAAGACCTTCATGAGGAAAGATTGAGCACTCTGACAAAAACAGAATTAATACAGGAATATAGGCATTTAGAAGCCAAAATGGATTCATTAACAAAAAGATTACGTAATAAGAGCATTCATCAAATAGAAGAAAGAGATTCGGAAAATAAAAACGTATCTACTACAGATTCTGAGATagcgaaaaaattgaaattatgtcAACAACGGATTGATGATCTGATACAACAGAACGAGCAATTAAGACGAGAAAATGAAATGTTACGTActgaaaaaagattatgcGCGAGCAGTTCTGAATCTAGTGTCGACAGTGAAAGCGATAGCGACAGTTCTAGCAATAGCAACCAAAGTGGATGTAGTTGCTCTCTGTCAAGTCCGGGAACATCTCCCAAGCATACTTACAAACCTagattagataataatataagaacagataaaaaaaacgatagCTGCGATACTAGCCAAAGCGGAAGCCCCAGAACATCTATAACACCTACCAATTTCTCTAACAGGCATATGGTTATGAACGAAACTGGTAGTTTTCCTACATAG